A genomic segment from Diospyros lotus cultivar Yz01 chromosome 5, ASM1463336v1, whole genome shotgun sequence encodes:
- the LOC127801669 gene encoding FACT complex subunit SPT16-like: MVESRNGNAKSTNVKASGGASTYTINLDNFRKRLKMLYSHWDEYNDDLWGSSEVLAIATPPPSEDLRYLKSSALNVWLVGYEFPDTIMVFMKRQIHFLCSQKKASLLEVVKMPSKEVVGVEVVMHVKGKGDDGNGLMDSIFRAVRAQSKLDGHDTPVVGYIAREAPEGNLLEMWAEKLKNANFQLCDITNGFSDLFAMKDPVEITNVKKAAYLTSSVMKHFVVPKLEKVIDEEKKVSHSSLMDDTEKVILEPAKIKVKLKAENIDICYPPIFQSGGEFDLKPSASSNDDNLYYDSASVIICAIGSRYNSYCSNVARTFLIDANPIQSKAYEVLLKAHDAAINALKPGNNAAAAFQAALSAVEKDAPELVTNLTKSAGTGIGLEFRESGLSLNGKNDRVLKPGMIFNVSLGFQNLQTETKNLKTQKFSLLLADTVIVGETSPEVVTSISSKAMKDVAYSFNEDEEEEQPKVKAQATGSKAMPSKATLRSVNHEMSKEEQRRQHQAELARQKNEETARRLAGGGSGMGDNRGAVKPSGELIAYKNINDLPPPRDLMIQIDQKNEAILLPIHGSMVPFHVAMVKSVSSQQDTNRTCYIRIIFNVPGTPFNPHDSNTLKFQNSIYVKEVSFRSKDPRHISEVVQLIKTLRRQVASREYEKAERATLVTQEKLQLSGAKFKPIRLSDLWIRPVFGGRGRKLTGSLEAHTNGFRYSTSRPDERVDIMFGNVKHAFFQPAEREMITLLHFHLHNHIMVGNKKTKDVQFYIEVMDVVQTLGGGKRSAYDPDEIEEEQRERDRKNKINMEFQNFVNRVNDLWGQPQFKALDLEFDQPFRDLGFHGVPHKSSAFIVPTSSCLVELIETPFVVITLNEIEIVNLERVGLGQKNFDMTIVFKDFKRDVFRIDSIPSTSLDGIKEWLDTTDLKYYESRLNLNWRPILKTITEDPEKFIEDGGWEFLNMEASDSDSENSQESDQGYEPSDVQSDSVSDEDNDDSESLVESEDDEEEDTEEDSEEDKGKTWEELEREASRADREKGDESDSEDERKRRKIKAFGKTRAPDKKYPGGGLPKRSKLR; encoded by the coding sequence ATGGTTGAAAGCCGAAATGGCAATGCCAAAAGTACTAATGTCAAAGCATCTGGAGGGGCCAGTACGTACACTATCAATTTGGATAATTTCAGGAAGCGGCTAAAGATGCTATATTCACACTGGGACGAATACAATGATGATCTATGGGGCTCTTCTGAAGTTCTTGCAATTGCAACTCCTCCTCCATCTGAAGACTTACGTTATTTGAAATCATCGGCTTTGAATGTATGGTTGGTTGGTTATGAGTTCCCTGACACCATTATGGTATTCATGAAGAGGCAAATCCATTTCTTGTGTAGCCAAAAGAAGGCCTCTTTGCTTGAAGTTGTGAAGATGCCTTCTAAGGAGGTCGTGGGTGTGGAAGTTGTGATGCATGTGAAAGGGAAAGGCGATGATGGGAATGGATTGATGGATAGCATATTTCGTGCCGTGCGTGCCCAGTCAAAGTTGGATGGTCATGATACTCCTGTTGTTGGATATATAGCAAGAGAGGCACCTGAAGGGAATCTTTTGGAGATGTGGGCTGAGAAACTAAAGAATGCAAATTTTCAACTCTGTGACATCACAAATGGATTCTCTGACCTGTTTGCTATGAAGGACCCTGTTGAGATTACTAATGTGAAGAAAGCTGCATACTTAACTTCATCAGTGATGAAACATTTTGTGGTCCCAAAGCTCGAAAAAGTCATTGATGAGGAGAAGAAGGTTTCTCATTCTTCACTGATGGATGACACGGAGAAGGTCATACTTGAACCTGCAAAGATTAAGGTGAAGCTGAAGGCAGAAAATATTGACATTTGTTACCCTCCTATTTTTCAGAGCGGAGGAGAGTTTGATCTCAAGCCAAGTGCTTCTAGCAATGATGATAACCTTTACTATGACTCTGCTAGTGTGATCATATGTGCCATTGGATCACGTTACAACAGCTACTGCTCAAATGTTGCCCGGACTTTTTTGATTGATGCCAATCCTATCCAGAGCAAGGCCTATGAGGTTCTCCTTAAGGCACATGATGCAGCAATTAATGCTTTGAAACCTGGGAATAATGCTGCTGCTGCATTCCAAGCAGCCCTGTCAGCAGTTGAGAAGGATGCTCCAGAATTGGTCACAAATTTGACAAAATCTGCAGGAACTGGAATTGGCCTTGAGTTTCGTGAGTCTGGACTCAGTCTTAATGGAAAGAATGATCGGGTTCTGAAACCTGGAATGATTTTTAATGTGTCGCTTGGTTTTCAAAACTTGCAAACTGAGACCAAGAacctaaaaacacaaaaattttctttgctaCTCGCCGATACGGTCATTGTTGGTGAAACTAGTCCAGAAGTGGTGACTTCTATAAGTTCTAAAGCTATGAAGGATGTGGCATACTCATTTAatgaggatgaagaagaagaacagccAAAAGTCAAAGCTCAGGCTACTGGTTCCAAGGCTATGCCATCAAAGGCAACCCTTAGGTCAGTCAACCACGAGATGTCAAAGGAGGAACAGCGAAGGCAGCACCAGGCTGAACTTGCACgacagaaaaatgaagaaactgCTAGGAGGCTTGCTGGTGGTGGTTCTGGAATGGGCGATAATCGTGGTGCTGTGAAACCATCTGGTGAATTGATTGCATACAAGAACATTAATGATCTACCCCCTCCAAGAGATCTTATGATTCAGATTGATCAGAAGAATGAAGCCATCTTATTACCAATTCATGGAAGCATGGTCCCTTTCCATGTTGCAATGGTAAAAAGTGTGTCAAGTCAGCAAGATACAAATCGCACTTGCTATATTCGAATCATCTTTAATGTGCCTGGCACCCCTTTCAATCCACATGATTCAAACACTTTGAAGtttcaaaattccatttatgttaAGGAAGTGTCATTCCGCTCCAAGGACCCAAGGCATATAAGTGAAGTGGTACAGCTAATTAAGACTCTGCGCAGGCAGGTTGCATCTAGGGAGTATGAGAAAGCTGAAAGAGCAACCTTAGTTACTCAGGAGAAACTTCAACTTTCGGGAGCCAAATTTAAGCCAATAAGGCTATCTGATCTATGGATCCGTCCTGTGTTTGGTGGTCGTGGAAGAAAGCTTACCGGTTCACTAGAAGCCCATACAAATGGTTTTAGGTATTCAACTTCGAGGCCAGATGAACGTGTGGATATTATGTTTGGCAACGTCAAACATGCATTCTTCCAGCCAGCAGAGAGGGAGATGATCACTCTTTTGCACTTTCATCTACACAATCACATAATGGTgggaaacaagaaaacaaaggaTGTGCAGTTCTATATTGAGGTGATGGATGTAGTCCAGACACTTGGAGGCGGTAAAAGATCTGCCTATGACCCTGATGAAATTGaggaagaacagagagagagggacaGGAAGAACAAAATTAACATGGAGTTCCAGAACTTTGTGAATCGAGTGAATGACCTCTGGGGGCAACCCCAATTCAAAGCACTTGATTTGGAGTTTGACCAGCCATTCAGGGACCTTGGCTTCCATGGTGTACCCCATAAATCTTCGGCTTTTATTGTCCCAACTTCAAGCTGCCTAGTTGAACTCATAGAGACCCCTTTTGTGGTGATCACCTTAAATGAAATTGAGATAGTTAACCTGGAGAGAGTAGGTCTTGGGCAGAAGAATTTTGACATGACCATTGTGTTCAAGGACTTTAAGCGGGATGTATTTCGTATTGACTCTATACCTTCAACTTCTCTTGATGGCATCAAGGAGTGGCTTGATACCACAGACCTCAAGTATTATGAGAGCAGGCTAAATCTGAACTGGAGACCCATATTGAAAACAATCACTGAGGACCCAGAAAAATTCATTGAGGATGGTGGGTGGGAATTCTTGAACATGGAGGCTAGTGATTCAGATTCTGAAAACTCCCAGGAGTCGGACCAAGGGTATGAACCTTCAGATGTACAGTCTGACTCGGTGTCTGATGAGGACAATGATGACAGTGAGTCTCTAGTGGAGTCTGAGGATGATGAAGAGGAGGACACTGAAGAAGATTCAGAGGAGGATAAAGGTAAAACTTGGGAAGAGTTGGAAAGAGAGGCGAGCCGAGCTGACAGGGAGAAAGGGGATGAGTCAGATAGTGAGGATGAGAGGAAGCGGAGGAAGATAAAGGCTTTTGGGAAGACTCGGGCACCGGATAAGAAATATCCAGGTGGTGGCCTTCCCAAGAGGTCCAAATTGAGGTAA
- the LOC127802465 gene encoding S-adenosylmethionine synthase 1, producing the protein METFLYTSESVNEGHPDKLCDQISDAVLDACLEQDPDSKVACETCTKTNMVMVFGEITTKAKVDYEKIVRDTCRNIGFVSDDVGLDADNCKVLVFIEQQSPDIAQGVHGHLTKRPEDIGAGDQGHMFGYATDETPELMPLSHVLATKLGARLTEVRKNGTCPWLRPDGKTQVTVEYHNDNGAMVPVRVHTVLISTQHDETVTNDEIAADLKEHVIKPVVPEKYLDEKTIFHLNPSGRFVIGGPHGDAGLTGRKIIIDTYGGWGAHGGGAFSGKDPTKVDRSGAYIVRQAAKSIVANGLARRCIVQVSYAIGVPEPLSVFVDTYGTGKIPDKEILKIVKESFDFRPGMISINLDLKRGGNGRFLKTAAYGHFGRDDPDFTWEVVKPLKWEKPQD; encoded by the coding sequence ATGGAAACCTTCCTCTACACCTCCGAATCTGTGAACGAGGGACATCCGGATAAGCTCTGCGATCAGATCTCCGATGCAGTACTCGATGCCTGCCTCGAGCAAGACCCCGACAGCAAAGTCGCCTGTGAGACCTGCACTAAGACTAACATGGTCATGGTCTTCGGCGAGATCACAACCAAAGCCAAGGTGGACTACGAGAAGATCGTGCGCGACACTTGCCGCAACATCGGCTTTGTTTCCGATGATGTTGGTCTTGATGCCGATAACTGCAAGGTTCTGGTCTTCATCGAGCAGCAGAGCCCTGACATTGCCCAGGGTGTCCACGGCCATCTCACCAAGCGCCCTGAGGACATCGGCGCCGGCGACCAGGGGCACATGTTTGGCTACGCCACCGATGAAACTCCCGAGCTGATGCCCCTCAGCCACGTCCTCGCCACCAAGCTCGGCGCCCGCCTCACTGAAGTCCGCAAGAATGGGACTTGCCCCTGGCTGAGACCCGACGGCAAAACCCAAGTCACCGTCGAGTACCACAACGACAATGGCGCCATGGTCCCTGTTCGTGTCCACACCGTTCTCATCTCCACCCAGCACGATGAAACTGTTACAAATGATGAAATTGCTGCTGATCTCAAAGAGCACGTCATCAAGCCCGTCGTCCCTGAGAAGTACCTTGACGAGAAGACCATTTTCCACCTTAACCCCTCTGGCCGATTCGTCATCGGTGGACCACACGGTGACGCTGGTCTCACCGGCCGTAAAATCATCATTGATACTTACGGTGGATGGGGAGCTCACGGCGGTGGCGCCTTCTCTGGCAAGGATCCCACCAAGGTGGACAGGAGCGGCGCCTATATTGTCAGGCAGGCCGCCAAGAGCATTGTCGCCAACGGGCTTGCTCGCCGGTGCATTGTGCAGGTATCGTACGCCATTGGTGTGCCTGAGCCATTGTCGGTATTCGTGGATACCTACGGGACAGGGAAGATTCCGGACAAGGAGATTCTGAAGATCGTGAAGGAGAGCTTTGACTTCAGGCCGGGAATGATTTCGATCAACCTGGATCTGAAGAGGGGCGGCAATGGCAGGTTCTTGAAGACTGCTGCCTACGGCCACTTTGGAAGAGATGATCCCGACTTCACGTGGGAAGTGGTGAAGCCCCTTAAATGGGAGAAGCCCcaggattga
- the LOC127801670 gene encoding FACT complex subunit SPT16-like has product MVENRGNVPPANGRAPGAGNAYTIDLETFSRRLKALYVHWSEHKLELWGSSDALAVATPPASEDLRYLKSSALNIWLLGYEFPETIMVFMSKQIHFLCSQKKATLLESVKRSVKETVGAEVVMHLKAKSDDGKSQMDAILRAIRIQSKSEGRDSPVIGYIAREVPEGNLLETWSEKTKNSDLQLGDITNGLSDLFALKDSNEITNVKKAAYLTACAMKNFVVPKLEKVIDEEKKVTHSSLMDDTEKAILEPTKVKVKLKAENVDICYPPIFQSGGKFDLRPSASSDDEHLYYDSASVIICAIGSRYNSYCSNVARTFLIDSTPTQGKAYEVLLKAHEAAIDALNPGNKASAVYQAALSVVERDAPELVSNLTKSAGTGIGLEFRESGLSLNSKNDKVLKPGMVFNVSLGFQNLQTEDKNPKSQNFSLLLADTVIITEKGHDVATMLSSKAVKDVAYSFNEDDEEEQQPKVAHANGISTLYSKATLRSDNQEITKEELRRQHQAELARQKNEETARRLAGGDNVAGDHRTTAKASSELVAYKNVNDLPPPREMMIQVDQKNEAILLPIYGSMVPFHVANVKTVSSQQDTNRNCYIRIVFNVPGTPFNPHDSNTLKHQGAIYLKEVSFRSKDPRHISEVVQLIKTLRRNVVARESERAERATLVTQEKLVLAGNKFKPVRLSDLWIRPTFGGRARKLYGTLEAHANGFRYSTSRQDERVDIMYGNIKHAFFQPAEKEMITLLHFHLHNHIMVGNKKTKDVQFYIEVMDVVQTLGGGKRSAYDPDEIEEEQRERERKNKINMDFQNFVNRVNDLWGQPQFKGLDLEFDQPLRELGFHGVPYKASAFIVPTSTCLVELIETPFLVVTLSEIEIVNLERVGLGQKNFDMAIVFKDLKRDVLRIDSIPSTSLDGIKEWLDTTDIKYYESRLNLNWRPILKTIIDDPQRFIEDGGWEFLNLEASDSDSENSEESDQGYEPSDAEPDSVSEDDDSDSESLVESEDDEEEDSEEELEEEKGKTWEELEREASNADREQGDESDSEEERRRRKMKAFGKSRAGPSSTAPKRAKLR; this is encoded by the coding sequence ATGGTAGAAAACAGAGGAAATGTTCCTCCTGCAAATGGGAGGGCTCCTGGGGCTGGAAATGCTTATACTATTGACTTGGAGACCTTTAGCAGGCGGTTGAAAGCCCTTTACGTCCATTGGAGTGAACACAAACTTGAGCTTTGGGGGTCTTCTGATGCCCTTGCAGTTGCTACTCCACCTGCCTCTGAGGACCTGCGATACTTGAAGTCATCTGCTTTGAACATTTGGTTGCTTGGATATGAATTTCCAGAGACAATAATGGTATTTATGAGTAAGCAAATTCATTTCTTGTGTAGCCAGAAGAAGGCAACTTTGCTTGAGAGTGTGAAAAGATCTGTCAAGGAGACTGTGGGTGCGGAAGTTGTCATGCATTTGAAGGCAAAAAGTGATGATGGTAAATCACAAATGGATGCTATACTGCGAGCTATCCGCATTCAATCAAAGTCGGAGGGCCGAGATAGCCCTGTCATTGGATATATAGCAAGAGAGGTTCCCGAAGGGAATCTTTTGGAGACATGGTCTGAGAAGACGAAGAACTCTGATCTTCAGCTTGGTGATATAACTAATGGGTTGTCTGACCTTTTTGCTCTCAAAGATAGTAATGAgattacaaatgtgaaaaaggCTGCCTATTTGACTGCGTGTGCGATGAAAAATTTTGTGGTTCCCAAACTAGAGAAGGTGATTGACGAGGAGAAAAAAGTCACGCATTCTTCATTGATGGATGACACAGAGAAGGCCATACTAGAGCCAACAAAAGTAAAGGTGAAATTAAAGGCTGAAAATGTAGACATCTGTTACCCTCCAATCTTTCAGAGTGGTGGAAAATTTGACCTCAGACCTAGTGCTTCAAGTGATGATGAGCATCTGTACTATGATTCTGCCAGTGTGATCATATGTGCTATTGGATCTAGATACAACAGCTACTGTTCAAACGTTGCCAGAACTTTTCTAATTGATTCCACTCCAACACAGGGTAAGGCTTATGAGGTTCTTCTGAAGGCTCATGAGGCAGCAATTGATGCACTGAACCCTGGGAACAAAGCCAGTGCTGTGTATCAGGCAGCCCTCTCTGTAGTTGAGAGGGATGCTCCTGAGTTGGTCAGCAACCTGACGAAGTCTGCTGGTACAGGAATTGGTTTGGAGTTCCGCGAGTCAGGATTAAGTCTTAATTCCAAGAATGACAAGGTGCTGAAACCAGGCATGGTTTTTAATGTATCCCTTGGTTTCCAGAACTTGCAGACGGAGGACAAGAACCCAAAGAGCCAGAACTTCTCTCTGTTGCTTGCAGACACAGTTATTATTACTGAGAAGGGCCATGATGTTGCAACTATGTTGAGTTCTAAGGCTGTTAAGGATGTGGCTTACTCCTTCAATGAGGATGATGAAGAGGAGCAGCAGCCAAAGGTTGCACATGCTAATGGAATCAGTACCTTGTATTCCAAAGCAACTCTAAGATCGGACAATCAGGAGATAACGAAGGAAGAGCTTCGGCGGCAGCACCAAGCAGAACTTGCTCGGCAGAAGAATGAAGAAACGGCCAGACGTCTTGCTGGCGGTGACAATGTAGCTGGAGATCATCGCACTACTGCAAAAGCTTCTAGTGAGTTAGTTGCATATAAGAATGTTAATGACCTGCCCCCTCCTAGGGAAATGATGATCCAAGTTGACCAGAAGAACGAGGCCATCCTCCTCCCCATATATGGTAGTATGGTTCCTTTTCACGTGGCAAATGTGAAGACCGTCTCCAGCCAGCAGGACACCAATCGAAATTGCTATATCCGCATTGTATTTAATGTTCCTGGTACCCCTTTCAATCCTCATGATTCAAACACTTTAAAGCATCAGGGGGCTATATATCTGAAAGAGGTCTCTTTCCGCTCAAAGGATCCGAGGCACATAAGTGAAGTGGTGCAGCTAATTAAAACACTTCGACGGAATGTTGTGGCTAGGGAGTCTGAGAGGGCTGAGCGAGCAACTCTGGTTACTCAGGAGAAGCTTGTACTTGCAGGGAACAAATTTAAGCCCGTAAGATTATCTGATCTCTGGATCCGTCCCACTTTTGGTGGCCGTGCAAGAAAGTTATATGGTACACTAGAAGCCCACGCAAACGGTTTTCGGTATTCAACATCAAGGCAAGATGAGCGCGTGGACATTATGTATGGAAACATCAAGCATGCATTCTTCCAGCCGGCAGAGAAGGAAATGATTACTCTGCTTCATTTTCATTTGCACAATCACATAATGGTTGGAAACAAGAAAACCAAGGATGTGCAATTCTATATTGAGGTCATGGATGTGGTCCAGACTCTTGGTGGCGGAAAGAGATCTGCGTATGACCCTGATGAGATTGAGGAAGAGCAAAGGGAAAGGGAGCGGAAGAATAAAATCAATATGGATTTCCAGAACTTTGTGAACAGGGTGAATGATCTCTGGGGCCAGCCCCAATTTAAAGGACTTGACCTTGAGTTTGATCAACCTTTAAGGGAGCTTGGTTTCCATGGGGTTCCCTATAAGGCCTCAGCTTTCATTGTCCCAACATCAACTTGCTTGGTTGAGCTGATAGAAACTCCTTTCCTTGTGGTTACCCTTTCTGAGATTGAGATTGTGAACTTAGAGAGAGTGGGTCTTGGGCAGAAGAATTTCGACATGGCTATTGTCTTTAAGGACTTAAAGCGTGATGTCCTTCGAATAGATTCTATTCCTTCCACATCACTTGATGGCATCAAGGAATGGCTCGACACGACAGACATCAAATATTACGAGAGCAGGCTGAATCTGAACTGGCGTCCAATATTGAAGACGATCATTGATGACCCTCAGAGGTTCATTGAGGATGGGGGATGGGAATTCTTAAATCTGGAAGCTAGTGACTCAGATTCTGAGAACTCTGAAGAATCAGACCAAGGTTATGAGCCATCTGACGCTGAACCTGATTCAGTCTCTGAGGATGATGATTCTGACAGCGAGTCTCTGGTTGAGTCtgaggatgatgaagaagaggaCTCAGAGGAAGAGTTGGAAGAAGAGAAGGGCAAGACATGGGAAGAGTTGGAGAGGGAAGCAAGCAATGCCGACAGGGAACAAGGGGATGAATCAGACAGTGAGGAAGAGcggaggagaagaaaaatgaaggctTTTGGCAAGTCCCGGGCTGGTCCTAGTAGCACTGCCCCAAAGAGGGCAAAGTTGAGGTGA